Proteins encoded by one window of Tistrella bauzanensis:
- a CDS encoding ActS/PrrB/RegB family redox-sensitive histidine kinase, producing the protein MTTRGTGTKSLAAKGLTGLPPGAVRPPPPPPAPDGGRVRAHTLVTIRWLAIAGQMAAILLVSQGLKFPLPMLECLSAVVVSALLNLATTLARPANARLSDGQAALFLGFDIAQLGVLLHLTGGLVNPFALLVVAPATISATVLSLRSTVVLAGLSLVVVTVLAFWHRPLPWDGEGGPLALPPLYVAGVWAALVLGLLFLIVYASRVAAEARRMSDALSATQMALAREQQLSAVGALAAAAAHELGTPLGTIAIVARELERELGGDGPHAEDLGLLVSESARCREILARLARAPEAASPAFKRLGLPELLESAAAPYRRAAGPEIVVEIDPAADRAQMPDTAPVPELIHGLGNLVENASQFARGRVTLWLSFNPRYITVEVRDDGPGFPAELLPWLGEPYMSTRREAGRMGLGVFIAKTLLARTGADLRFANRPDGGAVVSMRWSRDALAGHGQGAARPVSF; encoded by the coding sequence ATGACCACCCGAGGCACCGGCACCAAATCGCTGGCAGCCAAAGGGCTGACGGGACTGCCGCCCGGCGCCGTGCGACCGCCGCCACCGCCCCCCGCCCCCGATGGCGGCCGGGTGCGCGCGCATACCCTGGTCACCATCCGCTGGCTGGCGATCGCCGGCCAGATGGCGGCGATCCTGCTGGTGTCGCAGGGGCTGAAATTCCCGCTGCCGATGCTGGAATGCCTGTCGGCGGTGGTGGTGTCGGCGCTGCTCAATCTGGCGACCACCCTGGCGCGACCGGCCAATGCCCGGCTGTCCGATGGTCAGGCGGCCCTGTTCCTTGGCTTCGACATCGCCCAGCTCGGCGTGCTGCTGCACCTGACCGGCGGCCTCGTCAACCCCTTCGCGCTGCTGGTGGTGGCGCCGGCCACGATCAGCGCCACCGTGCTGTCGCTGCGCTCAACCGTGGTGCTGGCCGGGCTGTCGCTGGTGGTGGTGACGGTGCTGGCCTTCTGGCATCGGCCGCTGCCCTGGGATGGCGAGGGCGGGCCGCTGGCGCTGCCGCCGCTCTATGTCGCCGGTGTCTGGGCGGCGCTGGTGCTGGGGCTGCTGTTCCTGATCGTCTATGCCTCGCGCGTCGCGGCCGAGGCCCGGCGGATGTCCGATGCCCTGTCGGCCACCCAGATGGCGCTGGCGCGTGAACAGCAATTGTCGGCGGTGGGCGCGCTGGCGGCGGCGGCGGCGCATGAGCTGGGCACGCCCCTTGGCACCATCGCCATCGTCGCGCGTGAGCTTGAGCGCGAGCTTGGCGGCGATGGCCCCCATGCCGAGGATCTGGGCCTGCTGGTCTCGGAAAGTGCCCGTTGCCGCGAGATTCTCGCCCGTCTGGCCCGGGCGCCGGAAGCGGCGAGCCCGGCCTTCAAACGCCTGGGCCTGCCGGAATTGCTGGAAAGCGCCGCGGCCCCCTATCGCCGCGCCGCCGGGCCTGAGATCGTGGTCGAGATCGACCCCGCCGCCGACCGCGCGCAAATGCCCGACACGGCGCCGGTGCCGGAACTGATCCATGGCCTGGGCAATCTGGTCGAGAACGCCTCTCAGTTCGCGCGCGGGCGCGTGACGCTTTGGCTCAGCTTCAATCCGCGCTATATCACGGTCGAGGTACGCGATGACGGGCCGGGCTTCCCGGCCGAATTGCTGCCCTGGCTGGGCGAGCCCTATATGTCGACCCGGCGCGAGGCCGGCCGCATGGGCCTTGGTGTGTTCATCGCCAAAACCCTGTTGGCCCGCACCGGCGCCGATCTGCGCTTCGCCAACCGGCCCGATGGTGGCGCCGTGGTCTCCATGCGCTGGTCGCGCGATGCCCTGGCCGGCCATGGCCAGGGTGCCGCGCGTCCGGTATCGTTCTAA
- a CDS encoding class I SAM-dependent methyltransferase has product MSRLDSFIRRLSAQRACLDRAAGLIGDIDGPVLELGLGNGRTYDHLRHILPGREIFVFERQVAAHPDCIPDDDHLILGDLACTLPAAMARIGRPAALAHADIGSGDIEATARNAARVAAVLPDLLAPGAVVAADQPLSDPRLIALALPDDVQPGRYHLYRRVAGEAA; this is encoded by the coding sequence CGCGCCTGCCTCGACCGCGCCGCCGGCCTGATCGGCGACATCGACGGCCCGGTGCTGGAACTGGGCCTGGGCAATGGCCGCACCTACGACCATCTCCGCCATATCCTGCCCGGCCGCGAGATTTTCGTGTTCGAGCGCCAGGTCGCCGCCCATCCCGACTGCATTCCCGACGATGACCATCTGATCCTGGGCGATCTGGCCTGCACCCTGCCTGCCGCCATGGCCCGCATCGGCCGGCCGGCGGCGCTGGCCCATGCCGATATCGGCAGCGGCGACATCGAGGCCACCGCGCGCAACGCGGCACGGGTGGCCGCGGTGCTGCCCGACCTGCTGGCGCCCGGCGCCGTGGTCGCCGCCGACCAGCCATTGAGCGATCCGCGCCTCATCGCTCTGGCCCTGCCCGATGATGTCCAACCCGGCCGCTATCACCTCTACCGGCGCGTGGCCGGAGAGGCGGCATGA